From a single Couchioplanes caeruleus genomic region:
- a CDS encoding FAD-dependent monooxygenase, with translation MRVLISGAGIAGPALAFWLHRAGAEVTVVEQAPRPRPGGQAVDVRGAARTVVERMGLMPAVRAHRGDERGVALVDARGHRLAAMPADAFGGEGIVAEIEIARGDLSRILLEATADTAGYRFGDRISALHPDGRVTFAGGGTEHFDVVVGADGVHSGVRALAFGPEERFVRPVGGYGALFTVPDPGDLGGWFEMYNAPGGRVAGIRPERTGTAKAMLNFRSRTRYGRLARADVQRLVTERLTGAGWRVPALLAAMPAADDFHFDSIERVHVERWARGRVVLLGDAGYCGSPLAGLGTSMSLVGAYVLAGELASAADPETAFAAYQAQMAAYVAEGTRLPPGGMAAFAPRSRAAIRLRALSMRSMSRWPMRQVLARQFGKAEAITLSTYPAIAAVRPG, from the coding sequence ATGCGTGTACTGATATCCGGGGCCGGGATCGCGGGGCCCGCGCTGGCGTTCTGGCTGCACCGCGCCGGCGCCGAGGTGACCGTGGTGGAGCAGGCGCCGCGGCCCCGGCCCGGCGGCCAGGCGGTGGACGTCCGGGGCGCCGCCCGCACGGTCGTCGAGCGGATGGGCCTCATGCCCGCCGTCCGGGCGCACCGCGGCGACGAACGCGGCGTCGCCCTGGTGGACGCCCGCGGGCACCGGCTCGCCGCGATGCCGGCCGACGCCTTCGGCGGTGAGGGCATCGTCGCCGAGATCGAGATCGCCCGCGGCGACCTGAGCCGCATCCTGCTGGAGGCCACAGCGGACACGGCCGGCTACCGTTTCGGCGACCGCATCTCGGCGCTGCACCCGGACGGCCGGGTCACCTTCGCCGGCGGTGGTACCGAGCACTTCGACGTGGTCGTCGGCGCCGACGGCGTGCACTCCGGCGTACGCGCGCTGGCGTTCGGCCCCGAGGAGAGATTCGTCCGTCCGGTGGGCGGTTACGGGGCGCTGTTCACGGTGCCGGACCCGGGGGATCTGGGCGGTTGGTTCGAGATGTACAACGCGCCCGGCGGCCGGGTCGCCGGGATCCGACCGGAGCGCACCGGCACGGCGAAGGCGATGCTGAACTTCCGCTCCCGCACCCGGTACGGGCGGCTCGCCCGAGCGGACGTGCAGCGCCTCGTCACCGAGCGGCTGACCGGCGCCGGGTGGCGGGTGCCCGCCCTGCTGGCCGCCATGCCGGCCGCCGACGACTTCCACTTCGACTCGATCGAGCGGGTGCACGTCGAGCGGTGGGCCAGGGGCCGGGTGGTGCTGCTCGGCGACGCCGGCTACTGCGGTTCGCCGCTGGCCGGGCTGGGCACCAGCATGAGCCTGGTCGGCGCGTACGTTCTGGCGGGCGAGCTGGCCTCTGCGGCGGATCCGGAGACGGCGTTCGCCGCCTACCAGGCGCAGATGGCCGCGTACGTGGCCGAGGGCACCCGGCTGCCACCGGGCGGCATGGCCGCGTTCGCGCCGAGGTCGCGGGCCGCGATCCGGCTGCGAGCGCTGTCGATGCGGTCGATGTCCCGCTGGCCCATGCGGCAGGTGCTGGCCCGTCAGTTCGGCAAGGCGGAGGCGATCACGCTCAGCACGTACCCGGCGATCGCCGCCGTTCGGCCGGGGTGA